One region of Intestinimonas massiliensis (ex Afouda et al. 2020) genomic DNA includes:
- the secG gene encoding preprotein translocase subunit SecG has product MGTLKLVLTVVDVIAAVFLTAVIMLQSGKSAGLSGAIAGGADTFLSKNKAKSWDAKLARWTKWVAIGFMVLSLVIGLMPNA; this is encoded by the coding sequence ATGGGTACTCTGAAGCTCGTGCTCACCGTGGTCGATGTGATCGCCGCCGTTTTCCTCACCGCCGTAATCATGCTCCAGTCCGGCAAGAGCGCCGGTCTGTCCGGAGCCATCGCCGGCGGCGCCGACACCTTCCTGTCCAAGAACAAGGCCAAGAGCTGGGACGCCAAGCTGGCCCGCTGGACCAAGTGGGTGGCCATCGGCTTTATGGTCCTCTCTCTGGTCATCGGTCTGATGCCCAACGCCTGA
- the rnr gene encoding ribonuclease R, with the protein MVYYSYRRIKEIFYLELNGTYQATGKGFGFLIPEDGKGREDDWFIPPRSEGGAWNGDRVLAVPVEDDRGGQRRTAKITAVVERANKTVTGAIERQGREVWLRPGSDRLPHPIKVVGRTRSAKAGDKAAVAVTSYGNKKLPPMGTLREIFGKDGTRPAAVEAILYQYGIERAFPVSVQTAAELAPREVAPADLAGRLDLRGKTVITIDGASSKDFDDAVSLERDARGRWVLGVHIADVSHYVAEGSPLDLEAWNRGTSVYFADQVVPMLPPELSNGICSLNPHVDRLALSCILTMGPDGAVLDHRLVKSVIRSTERMTYGDCNTLLAGLDPELEAKYAHILPMLRDMAALAAALEQRRRLRGALDLESRECHVICDELGDPVDVQVRETGVSEALIESFMLSANECVAEHLFQLHAPAVYRVHEKPSEDKVATLRSMLAPLGYDLREADHFSLQKVLEKARDTPQAPAIHMMVLRSLMKARYDVENLGHFGLAAKFYCHFTSPIRRYPDLMVHRILTALLDGALEGRTRGKESAAAQRAAQQSSDREVAAMNAEREIEKCYLAEYMHQRLGETFSGAVSGVTRFGLFVALPNGVEGLLPAAALPDDDYTYDEVRMTLTGCRTKAVWSFGMPLEVVCAAADPGSGQIDFALPEGAAPARPVEARQPPVKPSRRSAKTGNKPGYRPPKRTKGRRKR; encoded by the coding sequence GTGGTATACTACAGCTACCGACGAATAAAGGAGATTTTTTATTTGGAACTGAATGGAACCTACCAGGCCACCGGCAAGGGGTTTGGTTTTCTCATTCCCGAGGACGGGAAGGGCCGGGAGGACGACTGGTTCATCCCGCCCCGCAGCGAGGGCGGGGCCTGGAACGGCGACCGGGTGCTGGCCGTGCCTGTGGAGGACGACCGGGGCGGCCAGCGCCGTACCGCGAAAATCACGGCGGTGGTGGAGCGGGCCAACAAGACGGTCACCGGCGCCATTGAGCGCCAGGGCCGTGAGGTCTGGCTCCGCCCCGGCAGCGACCGTCTCCCCCACCCCATCAAGGTGGTGGGCCGTACCCGCTCGGCCAAGGCCGGGGACAAGGCCGCCGTGGCGGTGACCAGCTACGGAAACAAAAAGCTCCCCCCCATGGGCACGCTGCGGGAGATCTTCGGCAAGGACGGCACCCGCCCGGCCGCGGTGGAGGCCATTCTCTATCAGTACGGCATCGAGCGCGCCTTCCCCGTCTCGGTCCAGACCGCCGCCGAGCTGGCGCCCCGGGAGGTGGCGCCCGCCGACCTGGCCGGCCGCCTGGACCTGCGGGGCAAAACGGTCATCACCATCGACGGGGCCTCCTCCAAGGACTTCGACGACGCCGTCTCCCTGGAGCGGGACGCGCGGGGCCGCTGGGTGCTGGGCGTCCACATCGCGGACGTGTCCCACTACGTGGCCGAGGGCTCTCCGCTGGACCTGGAGGCGTGGAACCGGGGCACCTCGGTCTACTTTGCCGACCAGGTGGTGCCCATGCTGCCCCCGGAGCTGTCCAACGGCATCTGCTCCCTGAACCCCCACGTGGACCGGCTGGCCCTGAGCTGCATCCTGACCATGGGGCCGGATGGGGCGGTTCTGGACCACCGGCTCGTCAAGTCCGTCATCCGCTCCACCGAGCGGATGACCTACGGCGACTGCAACACCCTGCTGGCCGGGCTGGACCCGGAGCTGGAAGCCAAATACGCCCACATCCTGCCCATGCTCCGGGACATGGCGGCTCTGGCCGCCGCTCTGGAGCAGCGCCGCAGGCTCCGGGGCGCGCTGGACCTGGAGAGCCGTGAGTGCCATGTGATCTGTGACGAGCTGGGGGACCCGGTGGACGTCCAGGTCCGGGAGACGGGCGTCTCCGAGGCCCTCATCGAGTCCTTTATGCTCTCGGCCAACGAGTGTGTGGCCGAGCACCTCTTCCAGCTCCACGCCCCGGCGGTATACCGGGTCCACGAAAAGCCCTCGGAGGACAAGGTCGCCACTCTGCGGAGCATGCTCGCCCCCCTGGGCTACGACCTGAGAGAGGCCGACCACTTCTCCCTCCAGAAGGTGCTGGAGAAGGCCAGGGACACCCCGCAGGCCCCCGCCATCCACATGATGGTGCTGCGCAGCCTGATGAAGGCCCGGTACGATGTGGAGAATCTGGGGCACTTCGGTCTGGCGGCAAAGTTCTACTGTCACTTCACCTCGCCCATCCGCCGCTACCCCGACCTGATGGTCCACCGCATCCTCACCGCCCTGCTGGACGGGGCGCTGGAGGGCCGGACCCGCGGAAAGGAGTCGGCGGCGGCCCAGCGGGCGGCCCAGCAGTCCTCCGACCGGGAGGTGGCCGCCATGAACGCCGAACGGGAGATCGAAAAATGCTACCTGGCGGAGTATATGCACCAGCGCCTGGGAGAGACCTTTTCCGGCGCGGTGTCCGGGGTCACCCGGTTCGGCCTCTTCGTGGCCCTGCCCAACGGGGTGGAAGGGCTTCTCCCCGCCGCCGCCCTGCCCGACGACGACTATACGTACGATGAGGTGCGCATGACCCTGACCGGCTGCCGCACCAAGGCGGTCTGGTCCTTCGGAATGCCCCTGGAGGTGGTCTGCGCCGCCGCCGACCCCGGCTCGGGGCAGATCGACTTCGCGCTCCCGGAGGGGGCCGCACCCGCCCGTCCCGTCGAGGCCCGGCAGCCCCCCGTGAAGCCGTCCAGACGCTCGGCCAAGACGGGGAACAAGCCCGGTTACCGTCCGCCCAAACGGACCAAAGGCAGGAGGAAACGATGA